A stretch of the Drosophila sulfurigaster albostrigata strain 15112-1811.04 chromosome 2L, ASM2355843v2, whole genome shotgun sequence genome encodes the following:
- the LOC133850758 gene encoding protein Mabiki, which translates to MTPRSFTGHQSIPSQQSKQTISYYQKIQNITYIMQSYRHKKFDMKVERRLETNIDLVIKRELLSRSSHLEEEDTSSQCSSNYSASLLKRRRLNSTICDNSIGSESASSSHSLPNTISSEKMRDICKYHGNMVRKFPKKERSPKDQDRRNKNTIACRTSRRVKKLEHLVVEEQYKEFKLQHLKVVEQSMRAQAYFKHLSEMVKIDQTASPVPAKAPVAVPHKNFSIDYLINGIKGEQC; encoded by the coding sequence ATGACGCCTCGCAGCTTCACAGGACATCAGTCGATTCCGAGCCAACAATCGAAGCAGACCATTAGCTATTATCAGAAAATCCAGAACATAACTTACATAATGCAAAGCTATCGCCACAAGAAGTTTGACATGAAGGTTGAACGTCGGCTGGAGACGAACATCGATCTAGTAATCAAACGGGAACTGCTCTCACGCTCCAGTCACCTGGAAGAGGAAGATACCAGCAGTCAGTGCTCCAGTAATTATAGTGCTTCGCTGCTGAAACGTCGCCGTCTGAACAGCACAATTTGCGATAACTCCATTGGATCTGAATCAGCATCCTCCTCGCACTCACTGCCTAATACCATCAGCTCGGAAAAAATGCGAGATATTTGCAAATATCACGGCAATATGGTGAGAAAATTTCCGAAAAAAGAGCGCTCGCCCAAGGACCAGGATCGTCGTAATAAGAACACGATCGCCTGCCGCACCAGCCGCCGAGTGAAAAAACTGGAGCATCTTGTGGTCGAAGAACAGTACAAGGAGTTTAAATTGCAACATCTCAAGGTTGTTGAGCAGAGCATGCGAGCCCAAGCCTATTTTAAGCATCTCTCGGAAATGGTCAAGATTGATCAAACTGCCTCTCCCGTTCCTGCTAAAGCCCCAGTTGCTGTGCCTCACAAGAATTTTAGTATCGACTATCTCATCAACGGTATCAAGGGGGAGCAGTGTTAG